A single genomic interval of Pyruvatibacter sp. HU-CL02332 harbors:
- a CDS encoding cryptochrome/photolyase family protein, whose protein sequence is MATVRLILGDQLSPAMSSLADIDPDTDTVLLAEVMAECTYVKHHKKKIVFVLSAMRHFAHELEDQGYNVDYVKLTDRGNTGTLKGEAERALKRHKANRLVVTRSGEFRLAEDMETWCTDLGVDVELRDDDRFLCKLDEFNEWAEGRKELRMEYFYREMRRKTSFLMDQNEKPEGGQWNFDKDNRKPIKGDLDFPGPSKFTPDEITQEVIDLVNSEFADHFGQSDGFTFATTRSQAEDALRHFIQHALPRFGDYQDAMTDKDPHLFHSVISTYLNAGLLDAHAVCAAAENAYKNGDAPLNAVEGFIRQIIGWREFVRGIYWREMPDYKTRNTLNATTPLPEFFWTGDTKMACMAQAIGQTRDHAYAHHIQRLMVTGNFALIAGLDPDEVNDWYMRVYSDAYEWVELPNTHGMAIWADGGVVGSKPYAASGKYIDRMSDHCSNCAYSVKEQTGETACPFNALYWDFLARHEERFKKNGRMGLVMKSLERMNSQKLDATRQRAADILKNLDVV, encoded by the coding sequence ATGGCGACAGTCCGCCTCATTCTCGGCGACCAGCTCAGCCCCGCCATGTCGTCACTTGCCGACATTGATCCCGACACAGACACGGTCTTGCTCGCTGAGGTTATGGCCGAGTGCACCTATGTGAAGCACCACAAGAAGAAGATCGTCTTCGTTCTGTCCGCCATGCGCCATTTCGCCCACGAACTGGAAGATCAGGGATACAATGTCGATTACGTCAAGCTGACCGACAGGGGCAACACGGGCACCCTGAAGGGCGAAGCTGAACGCGCGCTCAAAAGACACAAGGCAAACCGTCTGGTCGTAACGCGTTCCGGTGAGTTCCGCCTCGCAGAAGACATGGAAACCTGGTGCACCGACCTGGGTGTCGATGTTGAGCTACGCGACGACGATCGTTTCCTGTGCAAATTGGACGAGTTCAACGAGTGGGCAGAGGGGCGCAAGGAACTGCGCATGGAGTATTTCTATCGGGAGATGCGCCGCAAGACGTCCTTCCTGATGGACCAGAATGAAAAGCCCGAGGGCGGGCAATGGAACTTCGACAAAGACAACCGCAAACCGATCAAAGGTGATCTGGACTTTCCCGGCCCCTCAAAGTTCACCCCGGACGAGATCACCCAAGAGGTCATTGACCTCGTGAACAGCGAATTTGCTGATCACTTCGGACAGTCGGACGGTTTCACCTTCGCCACCACACGATCGCAGGCCGAGGACGCGCTACGCCATTTCATCCAGCATGCCCTGCCACGCTTTGGCGACTATCAGGATGCGATGACGGATAAAGACCCGCATCTGTTTCACAGCGTCATATCAACTTACCTGAATGCGGGACTGCTGGACGCCCACGCTGTATGTGCTGCCGCAGAAAACGCTTACAAAAACGGCGACGCCCCTCTCAATGCCGTCGAGGGCTTCATCAGGCAGATAATCGGTTGGCGAGAATTTGTCCGCGGCATCTATTGGCGCGAAATGCCCGACTACAAGACACGCAACACCCTGAATGCCACCACGCCCCTGCCGGAGTTCTTCTGGACCGGCGACACCAAAATGGCGTGCATGGCCCAAGCCATTGGCCAGACCCGTGACCACGCTTACGCCCACCACATTCAACGGCTGATGGTCACCGGTAACTTCGCCCTCATCGCCGGCCTGGACCCTGATGAAGTCAATGACTGGTACATGCGCGTTTACTCAGATGCCTATGAATGGGTGGAACTGCCCAACACCCACGGCATGGCCATATGGGCCGATGGTGGTGTGGTCGGGTCCAAGCCCTATGCCGCGAGCGGCAAATATATCGACCGCATGTCTGACCACTGCTCAAACTGCGCCTATAGCGTCAAGGAACAGACAGGCGAAACGGCATGCCCCTTCAATGCGCTGTACTGGGATTTTCTCGCTCGCCACGAAGAGCGCTTCAAAAAGAACGGTCGGATGGGGCTGGTCATGAAGTCGTTGGAGCGCATGAACTCACAAAAGCTCGACGCCACCCGCCAACGCGCCGCTGACATACTCAAGAACCTGGACGTGGTTTAG
- a CDS encoding TetR/AcrR family transcriptional regulator, translating to MRYPPGHKEETRARIVQAAADLFRTRGYEGVGVQDIMKEAGLTHGGFYGHFKSKQHLFQSVMGLEADFLRRMRARTGTTGKALRDEAKDICTGYLEPAHMDAISKGCPMASLAVDAARADTKTRKEFARGLSDLEREFARGLTSSGEPDSRALAAIALAVGGFILGRASGDKDLQTAIMSASRDEIANLLDRSKP from the coding sequence ATGCGATATCCCCCCGGCCATAAGGAAGAAACCCGCGCCCGCATTGTGCAGGCAGCGGCGGACCTTTTCAGAACCCGCGGCTATGAAGGCGTTGGTGTCCAGGACATCATGAAGGAAGCAGGCCTCACCCATGGCGGGTTCTACGGCCACTTCAAATCCAAGCAGCATCTCTTTCAATCAGTAATGGGCCTTGAGGCCGACTTCCTGCGCCGCATGCGTGCGCGAACCGGCACCACCGGCAAGGCACTGCGGGACGAAGCCAAAGACATTTGCACAGGCTACCTTGAACCGGCCCACATGGACGCCATCAGCAAGGGATGCCCCATGGCCTCTCTCGCCGTAGATGCCGCCCGCGCGGACACCAAAACGCGCAAGGAGTTCGCCAGGGGATTGAGCGATCTGGAGCGAGAGTTTGCTCGTGGCCTCACGTCATCAGGGGAACCGGATTCGCGGGCGCTGGCTGCCATCGCACTCGCCGTTGGAGGCTTTATCCTTGGCCGTGCGTCAGGAGACAAAGACCTGCAGACAGCAATAATGTCAGCATCACGCGACGAAATTGCCAACCTGCTCGACCGCTCGAAACCTTAG
- a CDS encoding glutathione S-transferase family protein, producing MIELHMFPMSHYNEKARWALDYKGIPHTRIPYMPGPHAGKIKKLSGQTQTPVIRFGEGDVLAGSTDIVLELEKRFPQPALLPADEDARKQAMDLVEKFDGDIAVKERRSLFVHLIDEPDYLCSMFAQGQTPTKRFIYRRMLPLVKGVMRRSMDIHPDALEEGNALTRQAFDFVAAQTRDTGYLVGDQFTIADLTAAAILAPSVQLDYADMMKPRPVAPSVQAYLDQFADHHGVQWVRTMYARHRAPVTAAA from the coding sequence ATGATTGAACTGCATATGTTTCCCATGTCGCACTATAATGAAAAAGCGCGTTGGGCGCTGGATTACAAGGGTATACCCCATACCCGCATTCCCTATATGCCCGGGCCCCATGCAGGCAAGATCAAGAAACTTTCAGGGCAGACGCAAACGCCCGTCATCCGGTTTGGCGAGGGAGATGTCCTTGCGGGATCTACGGACATTGTTCTGGAGCTGGAAAAGCGTTTCCCGCAGCCAGCCCTGTTGCCTGCCGATGAAGACGCCCGGAAACAGGCCATGGATCTGGTTGAGAAATTTGACGGCGACATTGCGGTCAAGGAACGTCGCTCGCTTTTTGTTCACCTGATCGATGAGCCGGACTATCTGTGCTCGATGTTTGCTCAGGGGCAAACGCCTACGAAGCGGTTCATCTATCGGCGCATGCTGCCGCTTGTGAAAGGGGTGATGCGCAGGTCCATGGACATTCACCCGGATGCTCTGGAAGAAGGCAATGCCCTGACCCGACAGGCCTTTGACTTTGTAGCGGCGCAAACCCGTGACACCGGGTACCTCGTTGGTGACCAGTTCACAATTGCCGATCTCACGGCCGCTGCCATTCTCGCGCCATCTGTTCAGCTGGACTATGCAGACATGATGAAGCCACGACCTGTGGCGCCGAGTGTGCAGGCCTATCTTGATCAGTTTGCAGATCATCATGGTGTCCAGTGGGTTCGGACCATGTATGCGCGGCATCGTGCACCGGTGACGGCGGCGGCTTAG
- a CDS encoding acyl-CoA dehydrogenase family protein, with protein sequence MDLALTKEHDAFRDEVRTFLNDNLDEDLKRAGRLGTSVYADYDVTMRWHKILNRKGWLVPAWPVEYGGTGWDLMRQYIWASETSKAGAPSLSPMGVGMIGPALIGYGTKEQKDYYLPRIREGEDFWCQGYSEPGSGSDLASLQMKAEDKGDHFVCSGAKIWTTHANYANRIFCLVRTDGSSKPQEGITFVLMDMDQPGVTVDPLLMLTGEHIQNQIFFENVKVPKENVVGEVGKGWTVAKYLLQFERGNAYAPGLYSRLERIRAGAADENAGTGTRLIDEPGFATKLAEAEVEIATLEFTEHRILSALAAGDPPGAESSMLKTRGTEVSQRLTEIAIEAAAFYGAPFQPQYTSPGGPVPSAPVRDGNLPPVGPERWVTAVPKYLNDRAGSIYAGSNEIQRNIMAKAVLGL encoded by the coding sequence ATGGATCTCGCCCTCACCAAAGAGCACGACGCCTTCCGCGACGAAGTCCGGACATTTTTGAACGACAATCTGGACGAAGACCTCAAGCGCGCCGGCCGTCTGGGCACCAGCGTATATGCCGACTACGACGTCACCATGCGCTGGCACAAGATCCTGAACCGCAAAGGCTGGCTCGTCCCCGCATGGCCGGTTGAATATGGCGGCACGGGCTGGGACCTGATGCGCCAGTACATCTGGGCCAGCGAAACATCCAAGGCCGGAGCCCCGTCCCTGTCGCCCATGGGCGTGGGAATGATCGGGCCCGCTCTCATTGGCTACGGCACCAAGGAACAAAAGGATTATTACCTGCCACGCATCCGGGAGGGTGAAGACTTTTGGTGCCAGGGATATTCCGAACCCGGATCAGGGTCAGACCTCGCCTCCCTGCAGATGAAAGCGGAAGACAAGGGTGATCACTTTGTGTGTTCAGGAGCCAAGATCTGGACGACCCACGCCAATTATGCCAATCGCATTTTCTGCCTTGTCCGCACGGACGGCTCCAGCAAGCCTCAGGAAGGCATCACGTTTGTCCTTATGGACATGGATCAGCCCGGCGTAACGGTTGACCCACTTTTGATGCTCACCGGCGAGCACATCCAGAACCAGATTTTCTTCGAGAACGTCAAAGTTCCAAAGGAGAATGTGGTTGGAGAGGTCGGCAAGGGCTGGACCGTTGCCAAATATCTGCTCCAGTTCGAGCGTGGCAATGCCTATGCGCCGGGTTTGTATTCCCGTCTTGAGCGCATTCGCGCAGGCGCAGCCGATGAAAACGCGGGCACAGGCACCCGTCTGATTGACGAGCCCGGCTTTGCAACCAAGCTGGCCGAAGCCGAAGTTGAAATTGCCACCCTCGAATTCACAGAACATCGCATTCTGTCAGCGCTCGCGGCCGGAGACCCTCCCGGTGCGGAGTCTTCAATGCTCAAGACGCGCGGCACCGAGGTGAGTCAGCGTCTGACTGAAATTGCCATTGAAGCAGCGGCCTTTTATGGGGCGCCGTTTCAACCGCAATACACAAGTCCAGGCGGCCCCGTACCAAGTGCCCCCGTCCGCGACGGCAATCTGCCGCCTGTGGGGCCCGAGCGTTGGGTCACGGCTGTCCCCAAATACCTGAATGACCGAGCTGGCTCTATCTATGCCGGATCAAACGAGATTCAGCGCAATATCATGGCAAAGGCGGTGCTGGGGCTGTAG
- a CDS encoding DUF2256 domain-containing protein — protein sequence MRKKHDLPTKDCAACGRPFSWRRKWADVWEDVRYCSERCRRARAKPRPGS from the coding sequence ATGCGCAAGAAACATGACCTGCCAACAAAGGACTGTGCCGCGTGCGGTCGCCCATTTAGCTGGCGTCGCAAGTGGGCGGATGTCTGGGAGGATGTCCGATATTGCTCCGAGCGATGTCGGCGTGCGCGGGCTAAACCACGTCCAGGTTCTTGA
- a CDS encoding tetratricopeptide repeat protein has product MTAILDWLNEYESALSAIAALILIGTVAATVGRNWLVKNRTSGANPGPSAAASPNAQQPSTVSDRPSIAVLPFENTSGDPSKEAVADGLTSEIIAGLSANRHLFVIARNSCFTYKGRSVDVREVSRELGVRYVLEGTVRTRDDRVRVSAQLIDATNGATAWSQRFDVPIDDLFELDDVVTADIVAALIPELRRAEAARARENPVGLDIWSRVNSAWLDLQNDLANQNNAKDVIQRLEAILEEAPEFALAHGVLAHAYSLAFQLGDEETKSTQDLKAKTTEHLQRAIALDPDDPAIRHLAGAALSNYRESDEARRSYQKALDLNPDYAPALGSLGVSLIYAGRTQEAIEHIERALRLSPREPQAYHWQSHLALAHNVLGNPALALDYAKTAYERRPTMMGRVSLIMANALLGNTAEATVYANELKSVMSSTMTRASYTELLNQLVQDEDRYRELRDAIEPYLNDEYVDAEQTEA; this is encoded by the coding sequence ATGACTGCCATCCTTGATTGGCTCAATGAATACGAGTCCGCCCTTTCAGCCATCGCCGCCCTCATTCTGATCGGCACCGTGGCTGCAACGGTCGGACGAAACTGGCTGGTCAAAAACCGGACGTCGGGCGCGAACCCAGGCCCGTCAGCCGCTGCATCCCCAAATGCTCAGCAGCCCAGTACGGTCAGTGATCGCCCATCTATTGCGGTTCTGCCTTTCGAGAATACTTCCGGCGATCCATCCAAAGAAGCGGTAGCAGACGGCCTCACGAGCGAAATCATCGCCGGCCTGTCAGCCAACCGACATCTGTTCGTCATCGCCCGCAATTCCTGCTTCACCTACAAGGGCCGCAGTGTGGACGTGCGCGAGGTCTCACGCGAACTTGGCGTGCGATATGTCCTTGAAGGCACCGTTCGCACCCGGGATGATCGCGTGCGCGTCAGCGCTCAATTGATTGATGCCACCAATGGCGCGACCGCGTGGTCGCAGCGCTTTGACGTGCCCATTGATGACCTCTTTGAGTTGGACGACGTCGTGACAGCAGACATCGTCGCAGCTCTTATCCCCGAACTGCGTCGGGCAGAAGCCGCCCGCGCACGAGAAAACCCGGTCGGCCTCGACATCTGGTCGCGCGTGAACTCGGCATGGCTGGACCTGCAAAATGACCTTGCCAACCAGAATAATGCGAAGGACGTCATTCAGCGTCTGGAAGCTATTCTAGAAGAGGCACCCGAGTTTGCACTGGCCCATGGCGTGCTGGCACACGCCTATTCTCTCGCCTTCCAGCTCGGCGATGAGGAAACAAAGTCCACACAGGATCTCAAGGCCAAAACGACAGAACACCTGCAACGGGCTATCGCCCTGGACCCGGACGACCCGGCCATTCGCCATCTGGCCGGTGCGGCACTTTCAAATTACCGCGAAAGCGATGAGGCACGCCGCTCCTATCAAAAGGCGCTTGATCTCAACCCGGACTATGCCCCTGCCCTGGGAAGCCTTGGCGTGTCGCTTATCTACGCTGGCCGCACACAGGAAGCCATTGAACATATCGAACGGGCGCTTCGCCTCTCACCACGTGAACCGCAGGCTTACCACTGGCAGTCACATCTCGCCCTTGCTCACAATGTGCTTGGGAATCCCGCACTTGCCCTTGACTATGCGAAGACAGCATATGAGCGTCGCCCCACAATGATGGGCAGGGTCTCTCTCATCATGGCAAACGCTCTGCTGGGCAACACCGCAGAAGCGACGGTCTATGCCAACGAACTTAAGTCTGTCATGTCATCCACAATGACCAGAGCCAGCTACACGGAACTGCTCAATCAACTGGTGCAGGATGAGGATCGGTACCGCGAACTGCGTGACGCAATCGAGCCTTACCTGAACGATGAATATGTAGATGCGGAACAGACCGAGGCTTAG
- a CDS encoding nitroreductase yields the protein MHIDDAIRTRRSIRAFKSDPVPRDIIDDLLDVARQAPSGTNVQPWHIHVVMGDARNKLVDAVLQHRETHRKDGAPDSFSEFPRASKRKEPYTTRMRTLGKAMYGLLEIPKGDQEANWRQWARNYEFFDAPVGLLFTIDKDLEYSSWVDMGIMLQTIMLAARARGLDTCAQGAWNNFWTVTKGVLNIPDTEYVVCGMSLGYADENAPVNTLVAEREPVSEFVTFHED from the coding sequence ATGCACATAGATGATGCCATCCGTACACGCCGTTCCATACGTGCGTTCAAATCCGATCCTGTACCGCGGGACATCATAGACGATCTGCTGGACGTTGCCCGTCAGGCACCAAGCGGCACCAATGTACAGCCCTGGCATATTCATGTGGTGATGGGAGACGCGCGCAACAAGCTGGTGGATGCCGTTCTTCAGCACCGAGAAACACATCGCAAGGACGGTGCTCCGGATTCGTTTTCCGAGTTTCCCCGCGCCAGCAAGCGCAAGGAACCCTACACCACGCGCATGCGCACCCTCGGCAAAGCCATGTATGGCCTTCTTGAAATTCCCAAAGGCGACCAGGAAGCCAACTGGCGCCAGTGGGCACGCAACTATGAATTTTTCGATGCCCCGGTGGGATTGCTGTTCACCATCGACAAGGATCTTGAATATTCAAGCTGGGTCGACATGGGGATCATGCTTCAAACGATCATGCTGGCAGCACGCGCCCGTGGCCTTGACACCTGCGCACAGGGCGCCTGGAACAATTTCTGGACAGTCACGAAAGGCGTTCTGAATATTCCCGATACGGAATATGTCGTCTGCGGTATGTCACTTGGATATGCAGACGAGAACGCACCAGTGAACACACTTGTTGCAGAGCGTGAACCGGTTTCAGAGTTCGTGACGTTTCACGAAGACTAG